One window of the Chelonoidis abingdonii isolate Lonesome George chromosome 3, CheloAbing_2.0, whole genome shotgun sequence genome contains the following:
- the SERAC1 gene encoding protein SERAC1 isoform X6, whose amino-acid sequence MSFAAYCVFCCRRIGTSGPTTKSDLQWKDIRKISKLTGSLILGGFVFITYEVLALKKLLTLDTQAVQQEKLKSYIYVNTVSLDPSESQGLTYKTRKELHKIVRKILETEAKILRRPFDEHFSKFTEDHERALWILLKRSQSEDRIVRLQAVQQLAENSHWHDYQYRTVAQACDQRTVIGLARSKDIDLRFFLPPPPLPKVKDVPNNFSIRNELVQRKKKFFLHRQKKLLLLKDYAIEDELRLLLVSLPQTDLEQCVQYFTSLALRESSQTLAAQRGGLWCFGGNGLPYCETLSKVPSETVELFCLQALVQHSKVSTHCDKIEANGGLQLLQRIYQLRNDSAKIQRNIIHIIGNMALDERLHSSIVRAGWVSILAEAMKSPHVIQSSHASRALANLDRDTVQEKYPDGVYVLHPQYRSSQPIKADVLFIHGLLGAAFKTWRQQDINQPLDVKAFEGEEVYSECWPKTWLASDCPSLRIVSVEYDTHLSDWKTKCPTEDHRKSIAYRSNELLNKLRAAGIGDRPLVWVSHSMGGLLVKKMLVDASKNPEMDKIVNNTRGIIFYSVPHHGSQLAEYSMNARYLLFPSVEVKELSTVFLFLLLQILLPLKN is encoded by the exons ATGTCATTTGCTGCTTATTGTGTATTTTGCTGCAGAAGAATAGGAACTTCTGGTCCAACCACAAAAAGTGATCTGCAGTGGAAAGATATCA gaaaaatttcaaaattaactGGATCACTTATTCTCGG aggtttTGTATTTATTACATATGAAGTTCTGGCCCTAAAGAAGTTACTGACACTCGATACTCAAGCTGTACAGCAAGAGAAACTGAAGTCCtatatttatgtaaatacagtttctTTAGATCCCAGTGAATCTCAAG GACTCACATACAAGACAAGAAAAGAACTTCATAAAATAGTGAGGAAAATACTAGAAACTGAAGCTAAAATTCTCCGGAGACCTTTTGACG AACATTTCAGTAAGTTTACAGAAGATCATGAACGCGCCTTGTGGATCCTCTTGAAGAGAAGTCAATCAGAAGACAGAATCGTTCGACTACAGGCGGTGCAGCAACTGGCAGAGAACAGTCACTGGCATG ATTATCAATATAGGACGGTTGCCCAAGCCTGTGATCAGAGGACTGTGATTGGTTTGGCCCGATCCAAGGATATTGATCTTCGTTTTTTTTTGCCACCACCTCCCTTACCAAAAGTAAAAGAT gtcccaaacaatttctcaattcggaatgaattagtccaaaggaagaaaaaattctttctacaccggcagaagaagctactgctgttaaaa GATTATGCTATAGAAGATGAGCTCCGATTGTTATTGGTATCTTTACCTCAGACTGACCTTGAGCAATGTGTCCAGTACTTCACATCTCTGGCTTTAAGAGAAAGCAGTCAGACTCTAGCTGCACAAAGG GGGGGCTTGTGGTGTTTTGGAGGAAATGGGCTTCCTTACTGCGAGACTTTGAGTAAAGTACCTTCAGAGACAGTAGAACTCTTCTGTTTACAAGCTTTAGTGCAACATTCCAAG GTTTCTACTCATTGTGATAAAATTGAAGCAAATGGAGGTCTGCAGCTACTACAGAGGATATATCAGCTTCGTAATGATTCTGCGAAAATACAAAGGAACATAATTCACATCATTGGAAATATGGCTTTGGATGAACGTCTTCATTCATCCATAGTACGTGCAG GTTGGGTTTCCATACTAGCTGAAGCAATGAAGTCTCCTCATGTCATTCAGTCTTCACATGCATCCAGAGCCCTGGCTAATCTAGACAGAGACACAGTGCAGGAAAAGTATCCAGATGGCGTATATGTTTTACATCCACAGTACCGTAGCAG TCAGCCTATTAAAGCAGACGTCCTTTTTATTCATGGTCTTTTGGGAGCAGCATTTAAAACCTGGCGACAACAAGACATAAATCAGCCTTTGGATGTAAAGGCTTTCGAAGGGGAAGAGGTTTACAGTGAATGCTGGCCAAAG acTTGGCTAGCCTCAGACTGTCCTTCGCTTAGAATTGTATCTGTGGAGTATGATACCCACCTGAGTGATTGGAAAACAAAGTGTCCTACTGAGGACCACAG GAAATCTATTGCTTATAGGAGCAATGAGCTTCTTAACAAGCTTAGAGCTGCTGGTATTGGAGACAGACCTCTGGTATGGGTATCACATAGCATGGGAG GTCTTCTAGTTAAAAAGATGTTGGTGGATGCTTCCAAGAACCCAGAAATGGATAAAATTGTAAACAACACCCGAGGAATCATATTTTATAGTGTACCTCACCATGGCTCCCAGCTGGCTGAATACTCAATGAATGCTAGAtatcttctctttccttctgtggAGGTTAAGGAACTCAGCACAG tatttctttttctcctccttcagaTTCTCCTGCCCTTAAAGAACTGA